The sequence below is a genomic window from Pedosphaera parvula Ellin514.
CGAAAACGTGCGTGAAACAATGACGTGGGAATATTTCAGCGCCAATTGCATCGCATTCTCGCGCGCAAAATCAACGTAGGCTTCATCGAGAACAACAACCCCCTGCTGCTCGCGACACAACGCTTCCAACTCCTTCGTCGTATAACCTCGCCCACTCGGCGCATTCGGCGTCGTCACCAGTGTCAACGCTGCTTTAAAATCCCAGGCCTTGGATTTCTTTAATAACACCAATGGCGGAATGCCAAACTCCTTGTCCAACGCCACCACATTCGCCCGCGCACCGTGAATTGCCGTCAACACTGAATAAAGCGAGTAGCTCGGTGTGAAGAACTGAACCGTGCTCGCACTCCTCTCACCAGACCGGGACGCCGGCTCCACAAACGTGCGAATGGCCATCGCCAGCAATTCATCGGAACCATTCCCTACAATGATATTCTCCGGCTTGCAGCCATGGAGCTTTGCCAGTTTTTCCCGTAACAATTGTGCCGTGGGATTCGGATACAACCGCAACCGGCCATCCACTGCCGACTTGATGGCTTCCAAAACCTTGGGTGATGGAGGATATGGATTCTCGTTCGTGTTGAGCTTGATCAATCCCTTGATCTTTGGCTGCTCGCCTGGCACATAACCGTGCAATTCACGGACGAGCGGGCGAATCAACGAAGCGGGCTTGGGCGAAGTGCGTTTCATATCTTCCTCCCTGCTTTGGTTTTAGCTTTTGCTCCCTCAACTCTGATCTCTGCAGAGCGTTTGTGCGCATCCAATCCCTCCACATCGGCAAACTTCTGCAAAGCCGTTAATCCTTTTTTCAAGGAGGTGCGGTCATATTCCACCACACTCGTGCGTCGCTGGAACTGATCGACAGTCAAACCCGCAAAGGAAGCACCCGCACCGCCCGTTGGCAAGGTATGACTTGGGCCAGCCACATAATCACCCAAGGCTGTAGGGGAATAGCTGCCCAGAAAAATCGCTCCGGCGGTAACTATCTTTTCCGCCACCTTGCTTGCACCACGCGCCATGATTTCACAATGCTCAGGAGCAAGCTGATTCGTTAGCTTGATGGCTTCGTCCAAATTCTTTACTAGAATCAACCAGCCATTCTTCTCAAGGTCCTTCTGAATGAAGTCGCGACGTGAAAGCTTCGGCAATTGAAGCCCGATTTCCTTTTCGACTTCCTTTAGCAATTTGCCCGAAGTCGTAACGAGCCACACGCGCTCATGTCCTGAACCATGCTCGGCCTGTGCCAACAAGTCCGCGGTGGCAAACTTGGAATTGGCC
It includes:
- the hisC gene encoding histidinol-phosphate transaminase, which produces MKRTSPKPASLIRPLVRELHGYVPGEQPKIKGLIKLNTNENPYPPSPKVLEAIKSAVDGRLRLYPNPTAQLLREKLAKLHGCKPENIIVGNGSDELLAMAIRTFVEPASRSGERSASTVQFFTPSYSLYSVLTAIHGARANVVALDKEFGIPPLVLLKKSKAWDFKAALTLVTTPNAPSGRGYTTKELEALCREQQGVVVLDEAYVDFARENAMQLALKYSHVIVSRTFSKAYSLCFQRVGYFVAHPELIAALDKIRDSYNVNGLGQVGALATLNDLKYYRTNFQKIISTRERLSRELTALGFEVLPSQTNFIFAKPPSFPAEQWLEKLRAKKILVRWFKYPNVKDYLRITIGSDAEADALMRAGKAILKAG